CAACGAATTTCGCCGGGTGGCCTTCAACTGGTTTATCGACGGTGATACGGACGCCAACGACGTCATCAACGCGGCCGAGTACGAGCGTGTGCAGAAAGCCGAGGGCACCCAGCAGCGCGACGTCGTTGCCCGGCGGACGGCGCTCTTTCGCGCCGCTGACCGTGACCGTGACGGCCAGATCGGTTACTACGAGCTGGCTCGACTGGCCAGTGCCCGCTTTGCTGCGCTTGACCGCGATAAGGACGGCAACCTCGGCCCGAACGAGCTGAGCTCGGTCCGGGGCAGCTTCGACGTGGCCATCAATCCCAATCCTGCCCGGTGAACTCACCACGCGGAGGACAGTCCAGGGTGATCTGGGCTGTCCTCCGCGCTCGTGCGGATTTTTGAGCGTCGCTCACGGTCCGCTTCTGGGGTCGGCGATAAGGTAGGGCATGAAGCTTTACACCAAGACTGGCGATCAGGGTGAAACAGGCCTGTACGGCGCCGACCGCGTCAGCAAGGCCAACGCGCGCGTTGAAGCATACGGAACGGTCGACGAGGTCAACAGCCTGCTCGGGTTGGTTCGCGCTCACCTCGGCCCCGACGACGGGGTGATTGACCGTGATCTTGCGCGGCTGCAGGACGCGCTGTTCGATCTGGGCGCCGACCTCGCCACTCGCGAGGAAAGCCCTTACTCGAAAAATATCAGCCGGATTGACGCGCAAGACGTGGCGGAGCTTGAGCAGCAGATCGACCGCTACCACGGCCAGGCGCCTGAGCTGCGTCAATTCGTTCATCCGGGAGGAACGCTCGTGGCGGCAAATCTGCAAGTCGCGCGCGCTGTGGCACGCCGTGCCGAGCGCGAAGTCGTTCGGCTTTCCCACGACGAGGCGGTGAACGAACACGTGCGGGTTTACCTCAACCGACTTTCAGACCTGCTCTTCAGCATGGCGCGCGTCGTGAATGCCCGCGCCGGAATTGCCGAGGAAGCGTGGCACGTCAAGGGACGCCGGTAACCGGCCGTCAGTCGGCATGTAAAAATTCGATCAGGGCGTCGGCAACGGCTGCGGCCAGTCGGTCCCGGTAAGCCTCGGTGGCGAGCTTGCGTCCCTCCACCGGGTGTGAGCCGAAACCCACTTCAATCAGGATGGCCGGGGTCCGGGCATTGCGGATGACATAGAAGATGTTGCTGCCCACCCCCCGGTTTACCGCGCCCGTCGCGGCGATCAGCTTGTTCTGTACGAGGTTGGCCAGTTTGCGCGAGTAGGTGACGTTGCTCTGGGTCAGCAGATCGCCCAGCAGATTCTGCGCGACGTTGCTGGCTTCCTTCGTGAGCTGTTCACCCAGGTTGCCCCCACCGTTTTCGCGGACGGCCAGCGCCCGGTTGGCACTGTCGAGCGGACGCCCGAACACCCAGGTTTCGATGCCCTGCGCGCTGGGCGAGGCGGCGTTGACGTGAATGCTCACGAAAGCATTGACCGTACCCGCGTTGGCCATCTTGGCGCGCAGGCCCAGGTCCGTGGATTTGTCAGGCGAAAGGTGCGAGTCGTCGTCGCGCGTCATGACGACGTCAATTCCCCGGTGCTGCAGGCGCTCACGGACCTTGAGGGCGAGACTGAGCGTCGTTTCTTTTTCGGTGACAAAGCCGACCATCCCTGGGTCCCGTCCGCCGTGTCCCGCGTCGAGGACCACCCGCAAGGTCGGGCGGGCGGGCGCGCGGGTGCTGACCGGGGTCACGACGCCCGAAGCAGCAGGACGGGAAGTCGCCTGCGCCTGCTTCTGCTGGACCGCGCTGCTCACCGCAGCCCGAGTCAGCCTGGCCGCCTCACCGGTGGACGTGCCGTTTGGCCCGATGTCCACCACCAGCCGCGCAGGAGACTTGCCGTCGGCGGCCAGCACAAAGACCTTGGCGCTTTGATTGGCCGTGAGCGACAATGTAACGAGACTGCCG
The Deinococcus peraridilitoris DSM 19664 genome window above contains:
- a CDS encoding EF-hand domain-containing protein; protein product: MKQSHSHRMTVGAILALGVLTLGLGAAQNRVEPQSIIVVGTSWIETADLSGNGVITYNEFRRVAFNWFIDGDTDANDVINAAEYERVQKAEGTQQRDVVARRTALFRAADRDRDGQIGYYELARLASARFAALDRDKDGNLGPNELSSVRGSFDVAINPNPAR
- a CDS encoding cob(I)yrinic acid a,c-diamide adenosyltransferase is translated as MKLYTKTGDQGETGLYGADRVSKANARVEAYGTVDEVNSLLGLVRAHLGPDDGVIDRDLARLQDALFDLGADLATREESPYSKNISRIDAQDVAELEQQIDRYHGQAPELRQFVHPGGTLVAANLQVARAVARRAEREVVRLSHDEAVNEHVRVYLNRLSDLLFSMARVVNARAGIAEEAWHVKGRR
- a CDS encoding N-acetylmuramoyl-L-alanine amidase family protein, coding for MKRPSLSLRLCLTLGMLLLSPSTALAAPRVGLHPDYTRLAFDLPKNATYRVDTQPGKVSVTLDVTLASEHGKVSSPNVSAYGVSGTHDGSLVTLSLTANQSAKVFVLAADGKSPARLVVDIGPNGTSTGEAARLTRAAVSSAVQQKQAQATSRPAASGVVTPVSTRAPARPTLRVVLDAGHGGRDPGMVGFVTEKETTLSLALKVRERLQHRGIDVVMTRDDDSHLSPDKSTDLGLRAKMANAGTVNAFVSIHVNAASPSAQGIETWVFGRPLDSANRALAVRENGGGNLGEQLTKEASNVAQNLLGDLLTQSNVTYSRKLANLVQNKLIAATGAVNRGVGSNIFYVIRNARTPAILIEVGFGSHPVEGRKLATEAYRDRLAAAVADALIEFLHAD